In one window of Streptomyces griseus subsp. griseus DNA:
- a CDS encoding DUF4349 domain-containing protein: MNSDIDARFLARPPRAAHHRRSRLRAALAAGALGAVLLVGGCGASGDAASDAGGGRDLKAGAAQRGIVGEQYAPGDSAASAAPEVAKSGERQDKAPKPGAAGSQVIRTTELSVEVRSAPKAAAAARSAVEASGGLVATENTERIDDEHESSHLVLRVPQDSYHEVLRELTGAGKLLSRSSNAKDVTDQVVDVESRIATQRASVTRVRELMDKAEKLTDVVALEGELSNRQADLESLLTRQASLKDRTSLATITLDLNEPDAPRTGGEDDDPGFLDALGGGWDAFVTMFRWIAVAIGASAPFLVTAALLVVVWRVLRARRTARTAPPAPKPEPETAPTP, translated from the coding sequence GTGAACAGCGATATCGACGCTCGCTTCCTCGCCCGTCCGCCGCGTGCGGCACACCACCGCCGCTCCCGTCTCCGTGCCGCTCTGGCGGCGGGTGCGCTCGGCGCGGTGCTGCTCGTCGGCGGGTGCGGGGCCTCCGGCGACGCCGCGTCCGACGCGGGCGGGGGGCGGGACCTCAAGGCGGGCGCCGCGCAGAGGGGGATCGTGGGCGAGCAGTACGCCCCGGGCGACTCGGCGGCCTCCGCCGCTCCCGAGGTGGCGAAGAGCGGCGAGCGGCAGGACAAGGCGCCGAAACCGGGGGCCGCGGGGAGCCAGGTCATCCGGACCACCGAGCTCTCCGTCGAGGTGAGGAGCGCGCCCAAGGCGGCCGCGGCGGCCCGGAGCGCGGTGGAGGCGAGCGGGGGTCTGGTGGCCACCGAGAACACCGAGCGGATCGACGACGAGCACGAGTCATCGCACCTCGTGCTGCGTGTGCCGCAGGACAGCTACCATGAGGTGCTGCGCGAGCTCACCGGCGCCGGGAAGCTGCTCTCCCGCTCCTCGAACGCGAAGGACGTCACCGACCAGGTCGTCGACGTGGAGAGCCGGATCGCCACCCAGCGCGCGAGCGTGACCCGGGTACGGGAGCTGATGGACAAAGCGGAGAAGCTCACCGATGTCGTGGCCCTGGAAGGCGAGCTGAGCAACCGTCAGGCCGATCTGGAGTCGCTGCTGACCCGGCAGGCGAGCCTGAAGGACCGCACCTCGCTGGCGACGATCACGCTGGACCTGAACGAGCCGGACGCCCCGCGCACGGGCGGGGAGGACGACGACCCGGGGTTCCTGGACGCGCTGGGCGGCGGCTGGGACGCGTTCGTGACGATGTTCCGGTGGATCGCGGTGGCGATCGGCGCGAGCGCCCCGTTCCTGGTGACGGCGGCGCTGCTGGTGGTGGTGTGGCGGGTGCTGCGTGCCCGGCGCACGGCCCGGACGGCCCCGCCGGCCCCGAAGCCGGAGCCGGAGACCGCGCCCACTCCCTGA
- a CDS encoding TetR/AcrR family transcriptional regulator: MVLPDTRSNVLDAAERLFAENGYRGTSVRAITNLAGANLAAVAYHFGSKAELMAAVARRVAGPINRAQHARLDEALAKNADPDVADLVEAFVGPLFDEMPADDADGARTSRLIMTILSDPAEEARSWTGPDEAAVRERFLSAFTRALPGVAPQELWFRLRGVLAVTAVDRVEVHNQPTPGCSTAAGEDAKRWAITFLTAAMSAPATETVR, translated from the coding sequence ATGGTGCTTCCCGATACCCGGAGCAACGTTCTCGACGCTGCCGAACGCCTCTTCGCCGAGAACGGCTACCGCGGGACCTCGGTCCGCGCGATCACCAACCTCGCCGGGGCCAACCTGGCCGCTGTGGCCTATCACTTCGGGTCGAAGGCGGAACTCATGGCGGCGGTGGCCCGCCGCGTCGCCGGGCCCATCAACAGGGCCCAGCACGCCCGGCTCGACGAGGCTCTCGCGAAGAACGCGGACCCGGACGTCGCCGACCTCGTGGAAGCCTTCGTCGGCCCCCTGTTCGACGAGATGCCCGCCGACGACGCCGACGGAGCCCGCACGTCCCGGCTGATCATGACGATCCTCAGCGATCCGGCCGAAGAGGCCCGCAGCTGGACCGGACCGGACGAAGCCGCCGTCCGTGAGCGGTTCCTGTCGGCCTTCACCCGCGCACTGCCGGGCGTTGCCCCGCAGGAGCTGTGGTTCCGGCTGCGGGGAGTCCTCGCCGTGACGGCCGTGGACCGCGTCGAGGTCCACAACCAGCCGACCCCCGGCTGCTCCACGGCAGCGGGGGAGGATGCCAAGCGCTGGGCGATCACGTTCCTGACGGCGGCGATGAGCGCCCCGGCGACCGAAACCGTTCGCTAG
- the hemE gene encoding uroporphyrinogen decarboxylase: protein MSANTSPSGQQTTTAASNDATRDSAFLKACRREPVPHTPVWFMRQAGRSLPEYLKVREGIAMLDSCMIPELVTEITLQPVRRHKVDAAIYFSDIVVPLKAIGIDLDIKPGVGPVIAEPIRTRADLARLRDLTPEDVPYVTEAIGMLTAELGATPLIGFAGAPFTLASYLVEGGPSRNHERTKAMMYGDPQLWADLVDRLAEITGAFLKVQIEAGASAVQLFDSWVGALAPADYRRAVLPASAKVFDAVAPYGVPRIHFGVGTGELLGLMGEAGADVVGVDWRVPLDEAARRVGPGKALQGNLDPAVLFAPTPAVEEKTREVLDQAAGLEGHIFNLGHGVMPSMDPDALTRLVRYVQEQTAR, encoded by the coding sequence GTGAGTGCCAACACCAGCCCCTCGGGCCAGCAGACGACGACCGCCGCCAGCAACGACGCCACCCGCGACTCGGCGTTCCTCAAGGCCTGCCGGCGCGAACCCGTGCCGCACACGCCGGTCTGGTTCATGCGGCAGGCGGGGCGCTCGCTGCCCGAGTACCTGAAGGTCCGCGAGGGCATCGCGATGCTGGACTCCTGCATGATCCCGGAGCTGGTCACCGAGATCACCCTCCAGCCCGTGCGCCGCCACAAGGTCGACGCCGCGATCTACTTCAGCGACATCGTCGTCCCCCTGAAGGCCATCGGCATCGACCTCGACATCAAGCCCGGCGTCGGCCCGGTCATCGCCGAGCCGATCCGCACCCGCGCCGACCTGGCCCGGCTGCGTGACCTGACCCCCGAGGACGTCCCGTACGTCACCGAGGCCATCGGGATGCTCACCGCCGAGCTGGGCGCCACCCCGCTCATCGGCTTCGCCGGAGCCCCGTTCACGCTCGCCAGCTACCTCGTGGAGGGCGGCCCCTCGCGCAACCACGAGCGCACCAAGGCCATGATGTACGGCGACCCGCAGCTCTGGGCCGACCTCGTGGACCGGCTCGCCGAGATCACCGGCGCCTTCCTCAAGGTCCAGATCGAGGCCGGCGCCTCTGCCGTGCAGCTCTTCGACTCCTGGGTCGGCGCACTCGCCCCCGCCGACTACCGCCGCGCCGTGCTCCCCGCCTCCGCCAAGGTCTTCGACGCCGTCGCCCCGTACGGCGTGCCCCGCATCCACTTCGGCGTCGGCACCGGCGAGCTGCTCGGGCTGATGGGCGAGGCCGGGGCGGACGTCGTCGGCGTCGACTGGCGGGTCCCGCTGGACGAGGCCGCCCGCCGCGTCGGTCCCGGCAAGGCGCTCCAGGGCAACCTGGACCCGGCCGTGCTGTTCGCCCCCACCCCGGCGGTCGAGGAGAAGACCCGCGAGGTGCTGGACCAGGCCGCCGGTCTGGAGGGCCACATCTTCAACCTGGGCCACGGCGTGATGCCGTCGATGGACCCCGACGCGCTGACCCGGCTCGTCCGGTACGTGCAGGAGCAGACCGCGCGCTGA
- a CDS encoding FAD-dependent oxidoreductase, which produces MAAERLVVIGGDAAGMSAASQARRLRKPDELEIIAFERGEFTSYSACGIPYWVSGDVAGPDDLIARTPEEHRERDIDLRMRTEVTEIDVAGQRVRAVDRESGEAYWTGFDKLVIATGARPVRPALPGIDAPGVHGVQTLGDGQALLDSLDAVGSGGRRRAVVVGAGYIGVEMAEAMLKRGFEVTVLNRGEQPMATLDPDMGALVHEAMDGLGITTVNGASVTEILTGPDGRASEVVTEGRSYPADVVVLGIGVEPEAELAREAGLTVGSHGGLLTDLAMRAVGHENIWAGGDCVEVMDLVAGRTRHIALGTHANKHGQVIGSNAGGGYGTFPGVVGTAVSKVCDLEIARTGLREKDARAVGLRYVTATVESTQRAGYYPGAKPMTVKMIAELRTGRLLGVQIVGREGSAKRVDVAAVALTAGMTVEQMTALDLGYAPPFSPVWDPVLVAARKTVAAVRGAGS; this is translated from the coding sequence ATGGCAGCGGAGCGACTCGTGGTCATCGGCGGCGACGCGGCGGGCATGTCCGCCGCGTCGCAGGCCCGCAGGCTCAGGAAGCCGGACGAGCTGGAGATCATCGCCTTCGAGCGCGGCGAGTTCACCTCGTACTCCGCGTGCGGCATCCCGTACTGGGTGAGCGGGGACGTGGCGGGGCCCGACGACCTCATCGCCCGTACGCCCGAGGAGCACCGCGAGCGGGACATCGATCTGCGCATGCGCACCGAGGTCACGGAGATCGACGTGGCGGGGCAGCGGGTGCGGGCGGTGGACCGGGAGAGCGGGGAGGCGTACTGGACGGGGTTCGACAAGCTGGTGATCGCCACCGGCGCCCGTCCGGTCCGCCCGGCGCTGCCCGGCATCGACGCGCCGGGCGTGCACGGGGTGCAGACCCTGGGCGACGGGCAGGCGCTGCTGGACTCGCTGGACGCCGTGGGCTCCGGGGGGCGCCGGCGGGCGGTCGTGGTGGGCGCCGGGTACATCGGCGTCGAGATGGCCGAGGCCATGCTGAAGCGCGGCTTCGAGGTGACGGTCCTCAACCGGGGCGAGCAGCCGATGGCGACCCTCGACCCGGACATGGGCGCGCTGGTCCACGAGGCGATGGACGGGCTCGGCATCACCACGGTCAACGGCGCCTCCGTCACGGAGATCCTCACCGGTCCGGACGGCCGGGCGAGCGAGGTGGTGACCGAGGGGCGGAGCTACCCGGCGGACGTGGTGGTCCTCGGGATCGGCGTGGAGCCGGAGGCGGAGCTGGCCCGGGAGGCGGGTCTCACGGTCGGGTCGCACGGCGGCCTGCTCACCGACCTGGCGATGCGGGCGGTGGGCCACGAGAACATCTGGGCGGGCGGCGACTGCGTGGAGGTCATGGACCTGGTGGCGGGCCGCACCCGCCACATCGCCCTGGGCACGCACGCCAACAAGCACGGCCAGGTCATCGGCTCGAACGCCGGCGGCGGCTACGGGACGTTCCCGGGTGTGGTCGGTACGGCGGTGAGCAAGGTCTGCGACCTGGAGATCGCCCGGACCGGGCTGCGGGAGAAGGACGCCCGGGCGGTCGGGCTGCGCTATGTCACGGCGACCGTGGAGTCGACGCAGCGGGCGGGGTACTACCCGGGGGCGAAGCCCATGACGGTGAAGATGATCGCGGAGCTGCGTACGGGGCGGCTGCTCGGGGTGCAGATCGTGGGCCGGGAGGGGTCGGCCAAGCGCGTGGACGTGGCGGCGGTGGCGCTGACCGCCGGGATGACGGTGGAGCAGATGACGGCGCTGGACCTGGGCTATGCGCCGCCGTTCTCACCGGTGTGGGACCCGGTGCTGGTGGCGGCCCGCAAGACGGTGGCCGCGGTGCGGGGCGCGGGGAGCTGA
- a CDS encoding alpha/beta hydrolase, whose protein sequence is MRAVPLYATIGSLVLSALVAAPATASDGPAPASAEERGTTVAAVRAAAAGISFGACPEEEQLPDTLECGTVGVPLDYAEPDGRTIELTVSRALATGDAAGRQGSLVYNPGGPGASSVTFPLMGEMSEWKEIAEAYDMVGYAPRGVGASAPLSCQDPAAFAQSPTDSPVHPTAAYKKQRIAQARAYARGCEKHAGEALRHYTSLNNARDLEVVRAALGDERLTFMGASYGTYLGSLYATLFPSRVRRMVFDSAVDPDPEQIWYRSNLDQSLAFESRWEDFRRWVARHDDVYRLGTTPEAVQRHYDDVRTRLAAEPAGGKVGPGQFHAAFLQAGYYDDYWAMRATALSEYVRGNPEPLITQMSPRAITAKGDENARAVYTAIECNDAPWPEEWEVWDRDHSDLATVAPFQTWDNAFTNLPCAFWPAPRQQPLDVSTGWGELPPVLILAAERDAATPYKGALELQRRLRGAVLVTERDAGTHGIGGAGNTCVDDHLRRYLLTGATPDGDAECAPHAEPNPLSLD, encoded by the coding sequence GTGAGAGCAGTACCGCTGTACGCAACGATCGGCTCCCTGGTCCTGTCCGCCCTGGTGGCCGCCCCTGCCACCGCCTCGGACGGCCCCGCTCCGGCCTCCGCCGAGGAGCGCGGTACGACGGTGGCGGCGGTCCGCGCGGCAGCCGCCGGGATCTCCTTCGGCGCCTGCCCGGAGGAGGAGCAGCTGCCGGACACCCTGGAGTGCGGCACCGTCGGCGTCCCCCTGGACTACGCGGAGCCCGACGGCCGGACCATCGAACTCACCGTCAGCCGCGCCCTGGCCACCGGCGATGCGGCCGGCCGGCAGGGCTCCCTCGTCTACAACCCGGGCGGCCCCGGCGCCTCCAGCGTCACCTTCCCGCTGATGGGCGAGATGTCCGAGTGGAAGGAGATCGCCGAGGCGTACGACATGGTCGGCTACGCCCCGCGCGGTGTCGGCGCCTCCGCCCCGCTCTCCTGCCAGGACCCCGCGGCCTTCGCGCAGAGCCCCACCGACTCCCCCGTGCACCCCACGGCCGCGTACAAGAAGCAGCGGATCGCGCAGGCGCGGGCGTACGCGCGGGGGTGCGAGAAGCACGCGGGCGAGGCCCTGCGCCACTACACCTCGCTCAACAACGCGCGTGACCTGGAGGTGGTGCGGGCGGCGCTCGGGGACGAGCGGCTGACGTTCATGGGTGCCTCGTACGGCACGTATCTGGGTTCCTTGTACGCGACCCTCTTTCCCTCACGCGTGCGCCGTATGGTCTTCGATTCCGCGGTCGACCCGGACCCGGAGCAGATCTGGTACCGCTCCAACCTCGACCAGTCGCTGGCCTTCGAGTCCCGCTGGGAGGACTTCCGGCGCTGGGTCGCCAGGCACGACGACGTCTACCGGCTCGGCACCACTCCCGAGGCCGTGCAGCGTCATTACGACGACGTGCGCACCCGCCTCGCGGCCGAACCGGCGGGCGGGAAGGTGGGGCCCGGCCAGTTCCACGCGGCGTTCCTCCAGGCCGGTTACTACGACGACTACTGGGCGATGCGGGCGACCGCCCTCTCCGAGTACGTCCGGGGGAACCCGGAGCCGCTGATCACCCAGATGTCGCCGCGCGCGATCACGGCCAAGGGGGACGAGAACGCGCGGGCCGTCTACACCGCGATCGAGTGCAACGACGCCCCATGGCCCGAGGAGTGGGAGGTCTGGGACCGCGACCACAGCGACCTCGCGACCGTCGCCCCCTTCCAGACCTGGGACAACGCCTTCACCAACCTGCCGTGCGCCTTCTGGCCCGCGCCCCGGCAGCAGCCGCTGGACGTCTCCACCGGGTGGGGCGAGCTGCCGCCGGTGCTGATCCTGGCGGCGGAGCGCGATGCGGCGACCCCGTACAAGGGGGCGCTGGAACTTCAGCGGCGGCTGCGCGGCGCGGTGCTCGTGACCGAGCGGGACGCGGGGACGCACGGCATCGGCGGGGCCGGGAACACCTGCGTGGACGACCATCTGCGGCGCTACCTGCTGACGGGGGCGACACCGGACGGGGACGCGGAGTGCGCCCCGCACGCGGAGCCGAACCCCCTCTCGCTGGACTAG
- the hemQ gene encoding hydrogen peroxide-dependent heme synthase — protein MSAPETVTSSKSPNAGKKAKDLNEVIRYTLWSVFKLRDVLPLDRTGYADEVQELFDQLAAEDITVRGTYDVSGLRADADLMIWWHAETSDELQEAYNLFRRTKLGRALEPVWSNMALHRPAEFNKSHVPAFLADETPRDYISVYPFVRSYDWYLLPDEDRRRMLADHGKMARGYPDVRANTVASFSLGDYEWVLAFEADELYRIVDLMRHLRASEARLHVREEVPFYTGRRRSVADLVAGLA, from the coding sequence ATGAGTGCTCCTGAGACTGTGACATCCAGCAAGAGTCCGAACGCCGGAAAGAAGGCCAAGGACCTCAACGAGGTCATCCGCTACACGCTCTGGTCGGTCTTCAAACTGCGCGACGTACTGCCGCTGGACCGGACGGGATACGCGGACGAGGTCCAGGAGCTGTTCGACCAGCTCGCGGCGGAGGACATCACCGTGCGCGGCACCTACGACGTCTCCGGTCTGCGCGCGGACGCGGACCTGATGATCTGGTGGCACGCGGAGACCTCGGACGAGCTCCAGGAGGCGTACAACCTCTTCCGCCGCACCAAGCTCGGGCGCGCTCTGGAACCGGTCTGGTCGAACATGGCCCTGCACCGGCCCGCCGAGTTCAACAAGTCGCACGTTCCGGCGTTCCTCGCCGACGAGACGCCCCGCGACTACATCAGCGTCTACCCCTTCGTACGGTCCTACGACTGGTACCTGCTGCCCGACGAGGACCGCCGCCGCATGCTCGCGGACCACGGCAAGATGGCCCGGGGCTACCCCGACGTCCGCGCCAACACCGTCGCCTCGTTCTCGCTCGGCGACTACGAGTGGGTCCTCGCCTTCGAGGCGGACGAGCTGTACCGCATCGTCGACCTGATGCGCCACCTGCGCGCCTCCGAGGCACGGCTCCACGTGCGCGAGGAGGTCCCGTTCTACACGGGCCGCAGGAGGAGCGTCGCAGACCTGGTGGCCGGGCTCGCATAG
- a CDS encoding ketopantoate reductase family protein, protein MKLLVHGAGVCGSLLAAQLHEAGADVSLLARGRRLESLRRHGVRLAEEDSPVVRQVPVPVVEHAADGYDLAAVTVRTHQVDAVLESLAGFGGDVLFLHNWAAGAQPLEEVVGRGRVLLGFPAVGGTMDGDVVRHRASNPVTDRVAMPIGEPDGRTTPRLERIVRVFRAAGVNTKAEPRMDAWLKTHAAFSVPLGRAAYTAGGPAALAEDSDAVRAMLRLMRQNLAALPTPPVPRPFGALDKVPEGVLVPLLRRFLRSRTAVRSGLSDTSPATAAELDRLAGQLRALTQAG, encoded by the coding sequence ATGAAACTGCTCGTCCATGGCGCCGGGGTGTGCGGCAGCCTGCTCGCGGCCCAGCTCCACGAGGCCGGGGCCGACGTCTCGCTGCTGGCCAGGGGCCGACGGCTGGAGTCCCTGCGGCGGCACGGTGTGCGACTCGCCGAGGAGGACAGCCCCGTCGTCCGGCAGGTGCCGGTCCCGGTGGTCGAGCACGCGGCGGACGGGTACGACCTGGCCGCCGTCACCGTCCGCACCCATCAGGTGGACGCGGTGCTGGAGTCACTGGCCGGCTTCGGCGGCGATGTGCTGTTCCTGCACAACTGGGCGGCCGGCGCACAGCCGCTGGAAGAGGTGGTCGGCCGGGGGCGCGTGCTGCTCGGCTTCCCTGCCGTCGGCGGCACCATGGACGGCGACGTGGTCCGCCACCGCGCGAGCAACCCCGTGACCGACCGGGTCGCCATGCCGATCGGTGAGCCCGACGGGCGCACCACCCCGCGGCTGGAACGGATCGTCCGCGTCTTCCGGGCCGCCGGCGTCAATACGAAGGCCGAGCCCCGGATGGACGCCTGGCTCAAGACCCACGCCGCGTTCTCGGTGCCGCTCGGCCGGGCCGCGTACACGGCGGGCGGCCCGGCGGCTCTGGCCGAGGATTCCGACGCCGTGCGCGCGATGCTCCGCCTCATGCGCCAGAACCTGGCCGCCCTGCCGACACCGCCGGTCCCGCGACCGTTCGGCGCACTGGACAAAGTGCCGGAAGGGGTGCTCGTGCCCCTGCTGAGGCGCTTCCTGCGCAGCCGGACCGCCGTCCGCAGCGGACTCAGCGACACCTCTCCCGCGACGGCCGCCGAGCTGGACCGGCTGGCCGGACAACTGCGCGCGCTCACGCAAGCCGGCTAG
- the hemG gene encoding protoporphyrinogen oxidase: protein MQRSHQDADPPVRHVVVIGGGIAGLAAAHRLVATGLRVTLLEATDRLGGKLMTGEVAGVQVDLGAESVLARRPEAVGLAEAVGLGDRLQPPATATASLWTRDALRPMPKGHVMGVPGDPAALDGVLSPEGLARIAEERDLTPTPVGDDVAVGAYVADRLGREVVDRLVEPLLGGVYAGDAYRISLRAAVPQLFEAVKEGGPLLEAVRRIQERAAARQQTGPVFQGIEGGIGTLPAAVAAAVRASGGQILTETPVLGLTCTEAGWAVRTDTGLITADGIVLATPAWSAASLLTAESPAASAELAGVEYASMALVTLAFRRTDIEAYEALRGRSGFLVPPVDGRTIKASTFSSNKWQWVADAAPGLFVLRTSVGRYGEEDHLHREDGELVAVSLRDLAAATGLAARPVDSEVTRWIGGLPQYPVGHHTRVARIRDEVAKLPALRVCGAVYDGVGIPACIASAQRAADEIAGEFEERIAGEIIATPTLVQGTGSEAGQ, encoded by the coding sequence ATGCAGCGTTCACATCAGGATGCGGACCCGCCCGTGCGCCATGTCGTCGTCATCGGCGGCGGCATCGCCGGACTGGCCGCCGCCCACCGCCTGGTCGCCACCGGCCTGCGGGTCACGCTCCTGGAGGCCACCGACCGGCTCGGCGGCAAGCTCATGACCGGCGAGGTCGCGGGCGTCCAGGTCGACCTCGGCGCCGAGTCGGTGCTGGCCCGCCGCCCCGAGGCCGTCGGCCTGGCCGAGGCGGTGGGCCTCGGCGACCGCCTCCAGCCGCCCGCCACCGCGACCGCCTCCCTCTGGACCCGCGACGCGCTGCGCCCGATGCCCAAGGGGCACGTGATGGGCGTCCCCGGCGACCCGGCCGCCCTCGACGGGGTGCTCTCGCCCGAAGGCCTCGCCCGGATCGCCGAGGAGCGCGACCTCACCCCGACGCCCGTCGGCGACGACGTGGCGGTCGGCGCGTACGTCGCCGACCGGCTCGGCCGCGAGGTCGTCGACCGGCTGGTGGAGCCCCTCCTCGGCGGGGTCTACGCGGGCGACGCCTACCGGATCTCGCTGCGCGCCGCCGTACCCCAGCTCTTCGAAGCGGTGAAGGAGGGCGGCCCGCTGCTGGAGGCCGTCCGCCGCATCCAGGAGCGGGCCGCGGCCCGCCAGCAGACCGGGCCCGTCTTCCAGGGCATCGAGGGCGGCATCGGCACCCTCCCGGCCGCCGTGGCCGCGGCCGTACGGGCCTCCGGCGGGCAGATCCTCACCGAGACCCCGGTCCTCGGCCTGACTTGTACGGAGGCGGGCTGGGCGGTCCGCACCGACACCGGCCTGATCACCGCCGACGGCATCGTCCTGGCCACCCCGGCCTGGTCCGCCGCCTCCCTGCTCACCGCCGAGTCCCCGGCGGCCTCCGCCGAGTTGGCCGGTGTCGAGTACGCGTCGATGGCCCTGGTCACCCTGGCCTTCCGGCGTACCGACATCGAGGCGTACGAAGCCCTGCGCGGCCGCTCCGGCTTCCTCGTCCCGCCGGTCGACGGCCGCACCATCAAGGCCTCCACCTTCTCCAGCAACAAGTGGCAGTGGGTGGCCGACGCCGCCCCCGGCCTCTTCGTGCTCCGCACCTCCGTCGGCCGCTACGGCGAGGAGGACCACCTGCACCGCGAGGACGGCGAACTCGTCGCCGTATCCCTGCGAGATCTCGCGGCGGCCACCGGACTGGCCGCACGCCCGGTCGACAGCGAGGTGACCCGCTGGATCGGCGGACTGCCGCAGTACCCGGTCGGCCACCACACCCGCGTCGCCCGCATCCGCGACGAGGTGGCGAAACTGCCCGCCCTGCGGGTCTGCGGCGCCGTCTACGACGGGGTCGGCATCCCCGCCTGCATCGCGAGCGCCCAGCGGGCGGCCGACGAGATCGCGGGCGAGTTCGAGGAGAGGATCGCGGGGGAGATCATCGCCACGCCCACCCTGGTTCAGGGCACCGGGAGCGAGGCGGGACAATAG
- a CDS encoding response regulator transcription factor gives MSVLLEQPASLVAYRPNKPTAMVVVADPRVRSTVTRHLWALGVRDVIEASSIAEARPRVGNPRDICIADVHLPDGSGLTLLSETRAAGWPNGLALSAADDIGAVRNALAGGVKGYVVTGTRTNIGHPTRPGVAPIGANAARMHRRPPGSPSHPGGYRELSGREVEVLRLVAEGQSNKAIGVSMGLSALTVKSHLARIARKLGTGDRAGMVAVALRTGIIH, from the coding sequence GTGTCCGTTCTCCTTGAGCAGCCCGCAAGCCTGGTCGCCTACCGCCCGAACAAGCCGACGGCCATGGTCGTCGTGGCCGACCCCCGCGTCCGTTCCACCGTCACCCGCCATCTGTGGGCCCTCGGAGTACGTGACGTCATCGAGGCGTCGTCCATCGCGGAGGCACGTCCCCGCGTCGGCAACCCGCGCGACATCTGCATTGCCGACGTCCACCTGCCCGACGGTTCCGGGCTGACCCTGCTGTCCGAGACCCGAGCCGCAGGCTGGCCCAACGGTCTCGCCCTCTCCGCCGCCGACGACATCGGCGCCGTTCGCAACGCCCTCGCGGGCGGTGTGAAGGGTTACGTCGTCACCGGCACCCGAACCAACATCGGCCACCCCACCCGCCCCGGCGTCGCCCCCATCGGCGCCAATGCCGCCCGTATGCACCGCCGGCCCCCCGGATCCCCGAGCCACCCAGGCGGCTACCGCGAACTGTCCGGCCGTGAGGTGGAGGTGCTCCGCCTGGTCGCCGAAGGCCAGTCCAACAAGGCCATCGGCGTCTCGATGGGCCTCTCCGCCCTGACCGTCAAGTCCCACCTCGCCCGCATCGCCCGCAAGCTCGGCACCGGAGACCGCGCGGGCATGGTCGCCGTCGCCCTGCG
- a CDS encoding DUF3000 domain-containing protein, with amino-acid sequence MAPAQGQFSDHSDGADGKDSAEGPPVPPAFRSAVDALRSARLRPELEVEATRPPQRLAPHAFALEAAVVDGEDDLADGRLVLLHDPAGHDAWQGAFRLVTLVRAELEPEMAADPLLPEVCWSWLTGALDARGLSYGEAGGTVTRAGSHYFGALGARRPATQIEIRASWTPREGRGGVPDAASHLMAWGDLLCQIAGLPPSDPTDAAVVTLPQRRGPQVS; translated from the coding sequence ATGGCTCCGGCTCAGGGACAATTTTCCGATCATTCCGATGGCGCTGACGGCAAGGACAGTGCGGAGGGTCCTCCCGTCCCGCCCGCGTTCCGGTCGGCGGTCGACGCGCTGCGCTCGGCCCGGCTCCGCCCGGAGCTGGAGGTGGAGGCCACGCGGCCCCCGCAGCGCCTGGCGCCCCACGCGTTCGCCCTGGAGGCGGCCGTGGTCGACGGCGAGGACGATCTCGCGGACGGCCGGCTCGTCCTGCTGCACGATCCGGCGGGGCACGACGCCTGGCAGGGCGCCTTCCGGCTGGTGACGCTGGTGCGCGCGGAGCTGGAGCCGGAGATGGCCGCCGACCCGCTGCTGCCGGAGGTGTGCTGGTCCTGGCTGACCGGGGCGCTGGACGCGCGCGGATTGTCGTACGGGGAAGCCGGCGGGACGGTGACACGCGCCGGATCGCACTACTTCGGAGCGCTGGGCGCGCGCCGTCCGGCGACGCAGATCGAGATCCGGGCCTCGTGGACGCCGCGCGAGGGCCGGGGCGGGGTGCCGGACGCGGCGTCGCACCTGATGGCCTGGGGTGATCTGCTCTGCCAGATCGCGGGGCTGCCGCCGTCGGACCCGACGGACGCGGCGGTGGTGACGCTGCCGCAGCGGCGCGGGCCACAGGTTTCGTAA